A genomic segment from Halobacteriovorax sp. HLS encodes:
- a CDS encoding MgtC/SapB family protein has translation MKTPDPIILELLGPVNFYLGMGIQIVTALFLGGLVGLDRERKMKSAGIKTNILICLGACLYTSVSLLNIPEGSMADPNRIAAQIVSGIGFLGAGAIIQSRGHVIGLTTAATIWVVAAIGLTIGSGYPFVAILFTVTILVVLKLLNPIYNLILLQKDFRTYHVEILSHGRVKNQVKQMILAEVNDINEMSEEVLNTSNDERILNVYITIHPRRMKFLAKELKSVLKVEKINYHTSEYETHEDD, from the coding sequence ATGAAAACGCCTGATCCAATAATTCTTGAACTTTTAGGGCCTGTTAACTTTTATCTAGGTATGGGGATTCAAATCGTCACGGCCCTCTTTCTAGGTGGACTAGTCGGTTTAGATCGTGAGCGTAAGATGAAGTCAGCAGGGATTAAAACAAATATCCTAATTTGTCTCGGTGCATGCTTATACACTTCTGTCTCTCTTTTAAATATACCTGAAGGCTCTATGGCCGATCCTAATAGGATAGCTGCGCAGATTGTTAGTGGTATTGGTTTCTTAGGTGCTGGGGCAATTATCCAATCAAGAGGACATGTAATAGGTCTTACAACGGCCGCAACAATTTGGGTTGTTGCTGCAATAGGTCTAACCATTGGGTCTGGTTATCCATTTGTGGCCATTCTTTTTACAGTAACAATTTTAGTTGTCCTAAAACTACTTAACCCAATTTATAATCTTATTCTTCTTCAAAAAGACTTCAGAACTTATCACGTTGAAATTCTCTCTCATGGTCGTGTTAAGAATCAGGTAAAACAAATGATTCTAGCAGAAGTAAATGACATTAATGAAATGAGTGAAGAAGTTCTTAATACGAGTAATGACGAAAGAATCTTAAATGTCTATATTACAATTCATCCAAGAAGAATGAAGTTCCTAGCAAAGGAATTAAAAAGTGTTTTAAAAGTTGAGAAGATTAATTATCACACTAGTGAGTATGAAACTCATGAAGATGATTAA
- a CDS encoding phosphatase domain-containing protein codes for MKRPNLVHFLAIKTDDYVAIRASCTMKEWQSPIPTELAQMAPKFPIQEFRLLKSSQFQMKIVCFDNEHNVIFKKTYDSDSFGNFSFKIPMTEQRKNIKVIQTYETKKKKGLELHMGTFMPLTIPSEDKKLIICDFDKTLVDTKYSNTKEVYNSLTKPISSFPTVENSVAILTSHIEKGFHPFILSASPHFYEEAMRDWLYQNKIYTAGIFLKDYRHIFSLLEGELTTKDLKTQGLYKLNHLLDILTMTGIPDELVLMGDNFESDPVIYLTLAKVLSKEIDPWKMWSQLKKEEAFQFNRKQNSKVLAKFYQLGSMINNRAHKCNVKIYIRKKTDESEINLKTQIPFPTNTIELYEGRTQLLPMPEERPEQ; via the coding sequence ATGAAAAGACCAAACCTCGTTCATTTTTTAGCAATTAAGACTGATGACTATGTGGCCATACGAGCATCTTGTACAATGAAAGAGTGGCAATCCCCTATTCCAACTGAATTGGCCCAAATGGCCCCTAAATTCCCTATTCAAGAATTTAGGTTGTTAAAGTCTAGCCAATTCCAAATGAAAATAGTCTGTTTCGATAATGAGCACAACGTTATCTTTAAGAAAACTTACGACTCGGATAGCTTTGGCAATTTCTCTTTTAAGATCCCAATGACTGAGCAGCGAAAGAATATTAAGGTGATTCAAACCTATGAAACCAAGAAGAAAAAAGGTCTTGAACTTCATATGGGGACATTCATGCCTCTTACCATCCCTAGCGAAGACAAGAAATTAATCATCTGTGATTTTGATAAGACTTTAGTTGATACAAAATATTCCAATACCAAGGAAGTTTATAATTCACTCACTAAGCCAATATCATCGTTTCCTACAGTAGAAAATAGTGTTGCAATTTTAACTTCTCATATAGAAAAAGGATTTCATCCTTTCATACTCTCCGCTTCTCCTCATTTCTATGAAGAGGCAATGAGAGACTGGCTCTACCAAAATAAAATTTATACTGCTGGAATTTTCCTAAAAGACTATAGGCATATATTCTCTCTATTAGAGGGCGAGTTAACGACAAAGGATTTAAAGACGCAGGGTCTTTATAAGCTCAATCATCTCTTAGATATTTTGACGATGACGGGGATTCCTGATGAGCTAGTTTTGATGGGAGATAATTTTGAATCAGATCCAGTCATCTACTTAACTCTTGCGAAAGTTCTATCTAAGGAAATCGATCCTTGGAAGATGTGGTCGCAATTAAAAAAAGAAGAAGCATTTCAATTTAATAGAAAGCAAAATAGCAAAGTTCTTGCGAAGTTCTATCAACTCGGATCAATGATTAATAATAGAGCTCATAAGTGCAATGTTAAAATTTATATTAGAAAGAAGACTGATGAAAGTGAGATTAATTTAAAAACTCAAATTCCTTTTCCGACTAATACAATTGAATTATATGAAGGACGTACTCAATTACTACCTATGCCAGAAGAAAGGCCGGAGCAGTAA
- a CDS encoding inosine/guanosine kinase, producing the protein MRFPGKRKTKHYFPVSEGGRVSFDMDFDRKENIYVVGIDQLLVDIEVEVSDEFLISHGLQKGESSVLDDDKVEKIYQELKSSGKIIGEYAGGCIGNTLHNYSILSDDKSVALGTICENIHVGDYAFKYICSTSSKVDFSYLQPKQGKMARAMCFLTPDKERTFGIGKGIMNELDSEFIPTAVIAGASSLIVSTYLLRDEKSPIFAATMKAIQTAKENSVPVIFSLGTSSLVSEKRDFFLSIIKDYVSVLAMNELEASALFEEEDHLLAGQKALDYVDMALLTVGKKGLYICAHVDKSYARETKDMIHTKSIAGYNEFEYSRAMLKSQCEEPMKIYTHINPYMGGPGEIKNTNGAGDAALAAVLHDISANNYHKQVVPNSPKHKNNFLTYSSIHQICKYANRVSFEVLRQNSPRLYQGLPLKEKSLEESYWER; encoded by the coding sequence ATGCGCTTTCCTGGTAAAAGAAAAACTAAACACTATTTTCCTGTTTCTGAGGGAGGACGTGTTTCTTTTGATATGGATTTCGATCGCAAAGAGAATATCTACGTGGTCGGTATAGATCAATTACTAGTAGATATTGAAGTTGAAGTCTCCGATGAATTCCTAATCAGTCATGGACTTCAAAAGGGTGAGTCTAGTGTTTTAGATGATGATAAAGTAGAGAAAATTTATCAGGAACTCAAGAGTAGTGGAAAGATCATCGGCGAATATGCTGGTGGCTGTATAGGTAATACTTTACATAATTATTCTATTCTCTCAGATGATAAATCTGTGGCCCTTGGTACAATCTGTGAAAATATTCATGTTGGTGATTACGCTTTTAAGTATATTTGCTCTACGAGTTCAAAAGTAGATTTCTCATATCTTCAACCGAAGCAAGGTAAAATGGCCAGGGCCATGTGCTTTTTAACTCCTGATAAAGAGAGAACATTTGGTATTGGTAAGGGGATTATGAATGAGCTAGATAGTGAGTTCATTCCTACTGCTGTAATTGCTGGTGCTAGCTCCCTAATCGTTTCAACATATTTATTGAGAGATGAAAAGTCTCCTATCTTTGCAGCAACGATGAAGGCAATTCAAACGGCGAAAGAAAATAGTGTTCCTGTTATCTTTTCTTTAGGGACATCAAGTCTTGTAAGTGAAAAGAGAGATTTCTTTCTTAGTATAATCAAAGATTACGTCTCAGTTTTAGCTATGAATGAATTAGAGGCAAGTGCGCTCTTTGAAGAAGAGGACCACTTACTTGCAGGACAAAAGGCCCTTGATTATGTTGATATGGCCTTATTGACTGTTGGAAAGAAAGGTCTCTATATATGTGCTCATGTTGATAAGTCCTATGCGAGAGAAACTAAGGATATGATTCATACTAAGAGTATCGCTGGTTATAATGAGTTTGAGTATTCTCGTGCAATGCTTAAGTCTCAATGTGAAGAGCCTATGAAAATCTATACTCATATAAATCCATATATGGGTGGACCTGGCGAGATAAAAAATACCAATGGAGCAGGGGACGCTGCTTTGGCGGCAGTCTTACATGATATCTCGGCCAATAACTATCATAAGCAAGTCGTTCCAAACTCACCAAAGCATAAGAATAACTTTCTGACTTATTCGTCAATACACCAAATTTGCAAATACGCTAATAGAGTTAGTTTTGAAGTTCTGAGACAGAATTCTCCACGCCTCTACCAAGGTCTTCCTTTAAAAGAGAAGAGCCTTGAAGAGAGTTACTGGGAACGCTAG
- the pyrF gene encoding orotidine-5'-phosphate decarboxylase, with the protein MSKVNERVFVALDNMTKEEIFTFLDSANGRIKNIKIGLELFNKYGPQIVNELCERYPTKIFLDIKLHDIPNTVSKAILSLAGLPIDYLTIHISGGQKMLEEALKARDEAIPNCKLLGVSILTSLDQEDLKLIWGVDDINKSFIRLFEIAHQSKIDGVICSANELKALRSFDNSLIAVCPGIRFEDEISSGDISDQKRVLSPQKAIKEGVDFLVIGRSLTKASSLKDRLDQLENMPNK; encoded by the coding sequence ATGAGCAAAGTAAATGAGAGAGTATTCGTCGCTCTTGATAATATGACTAAAGAAGAGATATTCACTTTTCTCGATTCAGCAAATGGAAGAATTAAGAATATAAAAATAGGTCTAGAGCTTTTTAATAAGTATGGGCCACAGATTGTGAATGAACTTTGTGAAAGGTATCCTACAAAGATTTTCTTAGATATCAAATTGCATGATATACCTAACACGGTTTCTAAGGCCATCCTATCTTTAGCAGGACTTCCAATTGACTATCTCACCATTCATATAAGTGGTGGTCAAAAGATGTTAGAGGAAGCTCTCAAGGCCAGGGATGAGGCCATTCCAAATTGTAAATTATTAGGCGTAAGTATTCTTACATCCCTTGATCAAGAAGATCTAAAACTAATCTGGGGAGTAGATGATATCAATAAGTCCTTTATTAGATTATTCGAAATTGCACATCAGTCTAAAATAGATGGAGTGATTTGCTCTGCGAATGAACTAAAAGCTCTGCGCTCTTTTGATAACTCTCTAATCGCAGTCTGTCCTGGAATTAGATTTGAAGATGAGATTTCAAGTGGAGATATATCGGATCAAAAAAGAGTACTCTCACCTCAAAAGGCCATCAAAGAAGGAGTAGACTTTCTTGTTATAGGTCGATCACTTACTAAGGCGAGTTCACTTAAGGATAGATTAGATCAACTTGAAAATATGCCAAATAAGTGA
- a CDS encoding aspartate carbamoyltransferase catalytic subunit: protein MENFPSVLESISDLTKRQIDGLMELSQQIKLRPWHPISFPNKKPIIATSFLENSTRTKHSFEIAIHKMGCTYIDFIAETSSLKKGESLEQTLLTLFGQGVDLCIIRSAVSHELAQFKENPPLKIINGGDGTHQHPTQALLDLFTLKEMGIKLKGKTFCIAGDNIHSRVGHSLIDLLPMYGAKVLLFGPEEFLPPVTEESNFEITHSRSEALEKADILYLLRVQKERHSHLESIDMDNYHREYGFNLEMIESLQKKLPILHPGPANIGVEISDDLIHSQYYLGHEQVRHSTFLRMAIIQSILQNGDKSIGFKENTFFNN from the coding sequence ATGGAGAACTTCCCCTCTGTTTTAGAGTCCATTTCGGATCTTACGAAACGCCAGATAGATGGCCTGATGGAGTTATCTCAACAAATCAAGCTTCGCCCATGGCATCCGATTTCATTTCCAAATAAAAAACCTATCATTGCTACTTCCTTTCTCGAAAACTCTACCAGAACAAAACATTCATTTGAAATAGCTATCCATAAGATGGGTTGCACATATATAGACTTCATCGCAGAAACATCTTCTTTAAAAAAGGGAGAATCTCTTGAGCAAACTTTATTAACTCTATTTGGACAAGGTGTTGATCTATGTATTATCAGATCAGCAGTTTCTCACGAGTTAGCTCAATTTAAAGAGAATCCTCCTTTAAAGATAATAAATGGTGGCGATGGAACTCATCAACATCCGACTCAAGCACTATTAGACCTCTTTACGCTCAAAGAAATGGGTATAAAGCTAAAAGGTAAAACCTTCTGTATTGCTGGAGATAATATACACTCAAGAGTTGGCCACTCCCTCATTGATCTACTTCCAATGTATGGAGCAAAAGTTCTACTCTTTGGACCAGAGGAATTTCTACCCCCTGTAACCGAAGAGTCTAATTTTGAAATTACTCACTCTAGATCTGAGGCCCTTGAAAAAGCGGACATTCTCTACTTATTAAGAGTTCAAAAAGAGAGGCACTCGCATCTTGAATCAATCGATATGGATAACTATCATAGAGAGTATGGTTTTAATCTCGAGATGATTGAATCGCTTCAAAAGAAACTACCTATACTACACCCAGGTCCTGCTAATATTGGAGTAGAAATAAGTGATGATTTAATTCATTCTCAGTACTACCTAGGACATGAGCAAGTTCGTCATTCAACATTTTTAAGAATGGCAATAATACAATCAATTTTACAAAATGGAGATAAGAGCATTGGCTTCAAAGAAAATACATTCTTTAACAATTAA
- the carB gene encoding carbamoyl-phosphate synthase large subunit — translation MSKVSEFQRALRKSKVYLHFDDGKTFEGFVNRDPNDEQLKQGIWAEAAFTTGMSGYQETITDPSFLGQHIIFSNAHIGNYESDDRQNQSHKSHASSIIARNFSPNKFFETLSIPLISAIDTRSLVRYMVAKKGTHKSVITTQKNCPSASEFEQQKLSCGDLARVSQQGPIVHVEGDNPICLINYGVKNSIIENLKALNIPLVSLPYNASYEEISSYSPRMIFLSNGPGDPRDYNDQIQVVSKLLRDDTPIRGICLGHQLICLGLNAEIIKLPFGQRGVNHPCFDHVSSNILITSQNHGYAVDELSFNKISKTNISNREFYIQYKSLFDLSIEGIASTDHKVKSVQFHPESNPGPSDAHIFFQEIENYLNSDKHNTFDVSNLYPMIDVQNVERKDIPYKKILLIGSGPIKIGQASEFDYSGTQACKALKELGLDVVLLNSNPATIMTDPEMAYRTYIEPITKDTIKKIIQKENVDAVLSTMGGQTALNICIELEQESYLKENGVKLLGANVDTINKTEDRALFAIELNKLGYQTGKRFVAHSQEEAITLATSEVEFPLIIRRDFALGGKGAALIHHIDDLHEVFTTDLKFPITMEKSLLGWKEVELEVMVDKDKNGVIICSIENVDPCGIHTGDSITVAPAQTISDRCYQQLRTMSLTIAKHMGVVAGGANVQFAINPQNEDDIVVIEMNPRVSRSSALASKATGYPIAKISALLAVGYTLREILNDITKASPVAFEPSLDYVAVKIPIFPFSKFPSSSQLLGPQMRSVGEVLALGSSFNEAFLKALRSLELGLEIPELSQLNTVPVTIDESYIRTRLSQPFQLSLLSCLDALRLNLSSEEIAEISKITPWFIEQIEQVSEAEKALKTDSTILHTRESLLFMKQLGLSDKYIAYLTNLGQKDILELRFKYELFPVYKAVDTCSGEFQAQTPYFYSTYNVENEAHSLSKESKSVVILGSGPNRIGQGIEFDYSCVKSCQQLKLEGIKSIMINSNPETVSTDYDSSDRLYLSALYSEDLFDILLNEDPYGVITSFSGQTGINIRSYIENSFRSEFKKINFLGSSLDTLDLTEDRKRFSEITKKVNLSHTKSKEVQGYKKLVNALTEIGLPVIIRPSYVIGGESMYIFHHHTDIEELPEALLNQLKTSSTIFQVETYLENATEYDVDLIRDSEGNCIFTVCEHIEYAGVHSGDSGMISPPVRLNDKMKEKMFSISKNLADELAIIGPINFQYAVKGELIYCIEANPRGSRTLPFLSKATNISLPKLATQAMLGKTITPYKQVNTNYFTVKQSTFPFDRFVQDNIILGPKMRSTGETLGIDKDKDHAMLKSYLGNYPNIDTPGKILLSLADHSKQAVLPYIKHLRKKGYSFCATRGTYNYIKNQGLECELVSKIDEQSGKSLLEVIKEDDIVLVFNTPMDKGSSKSDGEYIRNSAIQYAIPCFTREENIISVMESIIGSERESLLPVSLQEIHQ, via the coding sequence ATGTCAAAAGTAAGTGAATTTCAAAGAGCACTAAGAAAATCTAAAGTATACCTTCACTTTGATGATGGAAAGACCTTTGAAGGTTTTGTAAATCGAGACCCAAATGATGAACAACTGAAACAAGGTATTTGGGCAGAAGCGGCCTTCACTACAGGTATGAGCGGTTACCAAGAAACAATTACAGACCCATCATTTCTAGGTCAACATATAATATTCTCTAATGCTCATATAGGAAATTATGAAAGTGACGATCGACAAAACCAATCTCATAAGTCACATGCCTCATCAATTATCGCAAGAAATTTTTCTCCAAATAAATTCTTTGAGACATTAAGTATCCCACTAATTAGCGCAATTGATACAAGATCACTAGTGCGCTATATGGTTGCAAAAAAAGGTACACATAAATCAGTTATTACAACTCAAAAGAATTGCCCATCGGCCAGTGAATTTGAACAACAAAAACTAAGTTGTGGAGATCTTGCTAGAGTTTCTCAACAAGGACCAATCGTTCATGTAGAGGGAGATAATCCAATCTGTCTGATCAACTATGGTGTAAAAAACTCCATAATAGAAAATCTCAAAGCTCTTAATATTCCACTAGTATCGCTTCCCTACAATGCGAGCTATGAAGAAATTAGCTCATACTCTCCAAGAATGATATTTCTCTCAAATGGTCCAGGGGACCCTAGAGATTATAATGATCAAATTCAAGTAGTAAGTAAACTCCTACGAGACGATACTCCAATAAGAGGGATTTGCCTGGGACATCAACTGATCTGTCTAGGCCTAAATGCTGAAATTATCAAACTACCATTTGGTCAAAGAGGAGTGAATCATCCGTGCTTTGATCATGTAAGTTCAAATATTTTGATCACTAGCCAAAATCATGGGTACGCCGTAGATGAACTGAGTTTTAACAAAATTTCGAAGACTAATATCTCTAATAGGGAATTCTATATTCAATATAAGAGTCTCTTTGATTTATCAATAGAGGGAATTGCCTCAACTGACCATAAAGTAAAGAGTGTGCAATTTCATCCTGAGTCAAATCCTGGGCCAAGTGATGCCCATATTTTCTTTCAAGAAATTGAAAACTACTTAAACTCAGATAAGCACAATACTTTTGATGTATCGAACTTATACCCAATGATTGATGTTCAAAATGTAGAAAGAAAAGATATTCCTTATAAGAAAATTCTGCTCATAGGTTCCGGTCCAATTAAAATTGGTCAAGCAAGTGAGTTTGACTACTCTGGAACTCAGGCCTGTAAGGCGCTCAAAGAGCTTGGTCTTGATGTTGTTCTACTTAACTCGAATCCAGCAACAATAATGACTGATCCAGAAATGGCCTATAGAACTTATATCGAGCCAATCACAAAGGATACCATTAAGAAAATCATTCAAAAAGAAAATGTTGATGCCGTCCTATCGACAATGGGAGGACAGACAGCTCTCAATATTTGTATCGAGCTTGAACAAGAAAGCTATCTAAAAGAAAATGGCGTTAAGTTACTTGGTGCTAATGTTGATACAATTAACAAGACCGAAGATCGCGCACTTTTTGCAATAGAGTTAAACAAACTTGGATATCAAACGGGAAAACGCTTTGTGGCCCACTCCCAAGAAGAGGCAATTACACTTGCAACATCAGAGGTTGAATTCCCACTCATTATTCGTAGAGACTTTGCCCTAGGAGGTAAAGGAGCAGCTCTTATTCACCATATTGATGATCTTCACGAAGTTTTTACTACCGATTTAAAATTTCCAATAACTATGGAGAAGTCTCTATTAGGTTGGAAAGAAGTGGAACTAGAAGTAATGGTAGATAAAGACAAAAATGGTGTCATCATCTGTTCAATTGAAAATGTGGACCCTTGTGGAATTCATACTGGTGACTCAATCACAGTAGCACCGGCACAAACAATATCCGATAGATGTTACCAACAACTAAGAACTATGTCCCTGACTATCGCTAAACATATGGGCGTTGTTGCAGGGGGGGCCAACGTACAATTTGCCATTAATCCACAAAATGAAGATGATATTGTTGTAATTGAGATGAACCCTAGAGTCTCAAGATCATCCGCACTTGCTTCCAAGGCCACTGGATATCCTATTGCAAAAATATCTGCTCTACTGGCTGTAGGCTACACTCTTAGAGAAATTCTCAATGATATAACTAAGGCATCTCCTGTTGCATTTGAGCCATCGCTTGATTACGTAGCAGTAAAGATTCCAATCTTTCCTTTTAGTAAGTTCCCATCTTCCAGCCAACTGCTAGGGCCACAGATGAGATCAGTCGGAGAAGTCCTCGCCCTTGGTTCTTCGTTTAATGAAGCATTCTTAAAGGCCCTTAGATCACTTGAGCTGGGACTTGAAATTCCTGAATTAAGTCAGCTCAATACAGTTCCAGTAACAATAGATGAGAGCTATATTAGAACAAGACTCTCCCAACCTTTTCAGCTATCGCTTCTTAGTTGCCTAGATGCTCTTAGACTCAACTTATCTAGTGAAGAGATTGCAGAAATCTCTAAAATTACGCCATGGTTTATTGAGCAGATAGAACAGGTCTCTGAGGCCGAAAAAGCACTAAAGACTGATTCAACAATTTTACATACTAGAGAAAGCTTATTATTTATGAAGCAATTAGGTCTTTCGGATAAGTATATCGCCTACCTCACAAATCTAGGTCAAAAAGATATATTAGAACTTCGATTTAAGTATGAATTATTTCCAGTTTATAAGGCCGTAGATACTTGTTCAGGAGAATTTCAAGCTCAAACCCCTTACTTCTACTCTACTTACAATGTTGAAAATGAAGCACACTCTCTTTCAAAAGAATCAAAGAGTGTCGTCATCCTAGGTTCAGGACCTAATAGAATCGGGCAAGGGATTGAGTTTGATTATTCATGTGTAAAGTCATGCCAGCAACTTAAACTCGAAGGAATTAAATCAATAATGATTAATTCGAACCCTGAAACAGTCAGTACAGACTACGATAGTTCAGATCGACTCTACTTAAGCGCTCTCTATTCAGAAGACTTATTTGATATTTTACTAAACGAAGATCCATATGGTGTCATCACATCATTTTCAGGGCAAACAGGAATAAATATTAGAAGCTACATTGAAAATAGCTTTAGAAGTGAATTTAAGAAAATTAACTTCTTAGGCTCTAGTCTTGATACTCTTGATCTTACAGAAGATAGAAAACGCTTCAGTGAAATAACAAAGAAAGTGAACCTCTCCCACACTAAATCTAAAGAAGTTCAAGGTTATAAGAAATTAGTTAACGCCTTAACTGAAATTGGTCTGCCAGTGATCATAAGACCTAGTTATGTCATCGGTGGTGAAAGTATGTATATCTTCCATCACCATACAGATATTGAAGAACTTCCAGAAGCATTACTAAATCAGCTCAAAACAAGTTCAACAATTTTTCAGGTTGAAACCTATTTGGAAAATGCAACGGAATACGATGTTGATTTGATTAGAGATAGCGAAGGAAATTGTATCTTTACAGTTTGTGAGCATATTGAATATGCGGGAGTACACTCGGGGGACTCAGGAATGATCTCTCCTCCAGTAAGACTTAATGATAAGATGAAAGAGAAGATGTTCTCTATTTCAAAGAACCTTGCTGATGAGTTAGCGATTATTGGTCCAATTAATTTTCAGTACGCTGTTAAAGGTGAGCTCATCTATTGTATCGAGGCCAACCCTAGAGGCTCTAGAACTCTTCCCTTCTTGAGTAAGGCCACAAATATCTCTCTTCCAAAACTGGCCACCCAGGCCATGCTTGGAAAAACAATAACTCCATACAAACAAGTTAATACAAACTACTTTACAGTTAAACAGTCTACCTTTCCTTTTGACCGCTTCGTTCAAGACAATATCATTCTAGGTCCAAAAATGCGTTCAACAGGTGAAACTCTTGGAATAGATAAAGACAAAGATCATGCAATGCTTAAGTCATATCTTGGTAATTATCCAAATATAGACACTCCAGGAAAGATCTTACTGTCTTTGGCCGACCATAGTAAACAGGCCGTACTTCCTTATATAAAACACCTAAGAAAGAAAGGTTATAGTTTTTGTGCGACGAGAGGAACTTATAATTATATTAAAAATCAAGGGCTAGAGTGTGAGCTTGTTTCTAAAATAGATGAACAAAGTGGAAAATCACTTTTAGAAGTCATTAAAGAAGATGATATCGTTTTAGTCTTTAACACTCCAATGGACAAAGGCTCGTCTAAGTCCGATGGTGAGTATATCAGAAATAGTGCCATTCAATATGCGATCCCATGCTTTACCAGAGAAGAGAATATAATCTCTGTAATGGAGAGCATAATAGGTAGTGAGAGGGAAAGCCTACTTCCAGTCAGCCTTCAGGAGATTCACCAATGA
- a CDS encoding Hsp20/alpha crystallin family protein produces MKVTQESTAKNYLDKLAEGQRDLVVAKEQELKNIDKVYEAKKSNERLVGEMELLDIQDRNQAQIAEKLQQKEERLGAIKTNFVENQTKLEKEKANLITAHQEKISDLNTVYDYKYQDSFDEANLKAQKINTDTSVLIKDLQLKSDATIEGIDFESKLRADAKTRENTQGLKQQEVNHGIQQKTAKSNYERKMAMAVSEHENKLSDQNHRLLVERKEREKFHNLEMLNKETHHKELLKQEDQSFKQKYDTIVKTHQDILDRVTNRFNNQVNSIVKDQMLYKSNITDKAKDDFYKVSSLNPTVKEGLKDYEVSIQVPVHEKENIRLTAQGRDVTLALTRKFTDEVKEENGEINRSRRSEVFTKKFKTSEILNSKDISQSYNEGVLTFKIAKL; encoded by the coding sequence ATGAAAGTTACTCAAGAATCTACAGCAAAGAACTATTTAGATAAGTTGGCAGAAGGTCAAAGAGATTTAGTTGTAGCTAAAGAACAAGAGTTGAAAAATATTGATAAAGTCTATGAAGCTAAAAAAAGTAATGAAAGACTTGTTGGAGAAATGGAGCTCTTAGATATTCAAGATAGAAATCAGGCCCAAATCGCAGAAAAATTACAGCAAAAAGAAGAAAGGCTTGGAGCAATAAAGACTAACTTTGTCGAAAACCAAACAAAATTAGAAAAAGAAAAAGCTAACCTTATCACTGCTCACCAAGAGAAAATCAGTGATTTAAATACAGTGTATGATTATAAGTATCAAGACTCTTTTGATGAGGCCAATCTCAAGGCCCAAAAGATTAACACTGACACTTCCGTACTTATTAAAGATCTACAATTGAAATCTGACGCTACTATCGAAGGTATTGATTTTGAATCTAAATTGCGCGCTGATGCTAAGACAAGAGAGAATACTCAAGGTCTTAAGCAACAGGAAGTAAATCATGGTATTCAGCAAAAAACTGCGAAGAGTAATTATGAAAGAAAAATGGCAATGGCAGTATCTGAACATGAGAACAAACTTTCAGACCAAAATCACAGACTGCTGGTTGAAAGAAAAGAAAGAGAGAAGTTCCATAATTTAGAGATGCTCAATAAAGAAACACATCACAAAGAATTGTTAAAGCAAGAAGACCAAAGCTTCAAACAAAAGTACGATACTATTGTAAAAACACATCAAGATATCTTAGATAGAGTTACAAATAGATTTAATAATCAAGTGAACTCAATTGTTAAAGACCAAATGCTCTACAAGTCCAATATAACTGATAAGGCCAAGGATGACTTCTACAAGGTTAGCTCCCTTAACCCTACTGTAAAAGAAGGCCTTAAAGATTATGAAGTCTCAATTCAAGTTCCAGTACATGAGAAAGAAAATATTAGACTTACTGCTCAAGGACGAGATGTAACACTGGCCCTTACAAGAAAGTTTACAGATGAAGTAAAAGAAGAAAACGGTGAAATAAATAGATCTCGCAGAAGTGAAGTCTTTACTAAGAAGTTTAAAACTTCTGAAATTCTAAACTCTAAAGATATCTCTCAGTCCTATAATGAAGGCGTTCTAACTTTTAAGATAGCTAAGCTTTAA